A DNA window from Streptomyces sp. 71268 contains the following coding sequences:
- a CDS encoding flotillin family protein: MDAISLGIGVLIAVVLLITLTLLFVISRLFRKVEQGKALIVSRMRKVDVTFTGQVVLPVLHKAEVMDISVKTIEISRTGRDGLICRDNIRADIRISFFVRVNKTVEDVIKVAQAIGTARASDKATLQELFNAKFSEALKTVGKQLDFTDLYTKREELRDRIIEVIGTDLNGYSLEDAAIDHLEQTPLNQLDAHNILDAQGIRKITELTAVEHVRTNEYQRHEEKEITRQNVDAREAILELERRQADAEIKQRREVDTVRAREEAETARVVEEERLRAQAAFLKTEEQLGIQRENQAREVAVAQKNRERVIAIENERIEKDRLLEVIARDRETELTRISAQKEVEAERREIAEVVRERIAVDRTVAEQEESIKRLRAVEEAERERQALVIAAEAVAQEQLVKDIKAAEAAEQAAVHRAAEELTLAEARTKTADMDARAKIRLAEGVQAEAAAEGLAAVQVRDKESEVIEKAGRAEAQATAARLRAEAEGTREQALADAAAIGEKLKAEAAGLTEKAAAMAALDEASRAHEEFRLRVEADKDVRLAGIEAQRQVAEAQATVIATGLESADISIVGGESAFFDRLVGAISLGKSVDGFVQHSRTAQTLAGPWLDGSASFTDDLTKVLGSTTTADVQNLTVSALLMKLMPSGSGQLDQLLASARQLGLADMPVAELVGRGGVAGPAAGTNPPADPRTGPAAASVNGGPLA, from the coding sequence ATGGATGCCATCTCCCTGGGCATCGGCGTGCTCATCGCCGTCGTCCTGCTCATCACCCTGACCCTGCTGTTCGTGATCAGTCGGCTCTTCCGCAAGGTCGAGCAGGGCAAGGCGCTGATCGTCTCCAGGATGCGCAAGGTGGACGTCACCTTCACCGGGCAGGTCGTGCTGCCGGTGCTGCACAAGGCCGAGGTGATGGACATCTCGGTGAAGACCATCGAGATCTCGCGCACCGGGCGCGACGGGCTGATCTGCCGCGACAACATCCGCGCCGACATCCGCATCTCGTTCTTCGTACGCGTCAACAAGACCGTCGAGGACGTCATCAAGGTCGCCCAGGCGATCGGCACGGCCCGCGCGAGCGACAAGGCCACGTTGCAGGAGCTGTTCAACGCCAAGTTCTCCGAGGCGCTCAAGACGGTCGGCAAGCAGCTCGACTTCACCGACCTGTACACCAAGCGCGAGGAGCTGCGGGACCGGATCATCGAGGTCATCGGCACCGACCTGAACGGCTACAGCCTGGAGGACGCGGCGATCGACCACCTGGAGCAGACGCCGCTGAACCAGCTCGACGCCCACAACATCCTGGACGCCCAGGGCATCCGCAAGATCACCGAGCTGACGGCCGTCGAGCACGTGCGCACCAACGAGTACCAGCGCCACGAGGAGAAGGAGATCACCCGCCAGAACGTGGACGCCCGCGAAGCCATCCTGGAGCTGGAGCGGCGCCAGGCGGACGCGGAGATCAAGCAGAGGCGGGAGGTCGACACCGTACGGGCGCGCGAGGAGGCCGAGACGGCGCGGGTGGTGGAGGAGGAGCGGCTGCGCGCGCAGGCGGCGTTCCTCAAGACCGAGGAGCAGCTCGGCATCCAGCGCGAGAACCAGGCGCGCGAGGTCGCGGTGGCGCAGAAGAACCGCGAGCGGGTCATCGCCATCGAGAACGAGCGGATCGAGAAGGATCGGCTGCTTGAGGTCATCGCCCGGGACCGGGAGACCGAGCTGACCCGGATCTCGGCCCAGAAGGAGGTCGAGGCCGAGCGCCGGGAGATCGCCGAGGTGGTGCGGGAGCGGATCGCGGTGGACCGTACGGTCGCCGAGCAGGAGGAGTCGATCAAGCGGCTGCGCGCGGTCGAGGAGGCCGAGCGGGAGCGGCAGGCCCTGGTCATCGCGGCCGAGGCGGTGGCGCAGGAGCAGTTGGTCAAGGACATCAAGGCGGCGGAGGCGGCCGAGCAGGCGGCGGTCCACCGGGCCGCCGAGGAACTGACCCTGGCCGAGGCCCGTACCAAGACCGCCGACATGGACGCGCGGGCCAAGATCCGGCTCGCCGAGGGCGTCCAGGCCGAGGCGGCGGCCGAGGGCCTGGCGGCGGTGCAGGTACGGGACAAGGAGTCGGAGGTCATCGAGAAGGCCGGCCGCGCCGAGGCGCAGGCCACGGCGGCCCGGCTGCGGGCCGAGGCCGAGGGCACCCGGGAGCAGGCGCTCGCCGACGCGGCGGCCATCGGCGAGAAGCTGAAGGCCGAGGCGGCGGGGCTGACCGAGAAGGCGGCGGCGATGGCCGCGCTGGACGAGGCGTCCCGGGCGCACGAGGAGTTCCGGCTGCGCGTGGAGGCCGACAAGGACGTGCGGCTGGCCGGCATCGAGGCGCAGCGGCAGGTGGCCGAGGCGCAGGCCACGGTCATCGCGACGGGCCTGGAGAGCGCGGACATCAGCATCGTGGGAGGCGAGAGCGCGTTCTTCGACCGGCTGGTCGGCGCGATCTCGCTGGGCAAGAGCGTGGACGGCTTCGTCCAGCACTCGCGGACCGCCCAGACCCTGGCCGGCCCCTGGCTGGACGGTTCGGCGTCGTTCACCGACGACCTGACCAAGGTGCTCGGCTCGACGACGACCGCTGACGTGCAGAATCTGACCGTTTCGGCGCTGCTGATGAAGCTGATGCCGTCGGGTTCCGGCCAGCTCGACCAACTGCTGGCGTCGGCACGCCAGTTGGGGCTCGCCGACATGCCGGTGGCCGAGCTGGTCGGGCGCGGCGGGGTGGCCGGGCCGGCGGCCGGTACGAACCCGCCAGCGGACCCGCGCACCGGCCCGGCCGCCGCCTCGGTCAACGGCGGGCCGCTGGCCTGA